Proteins from a single region of Primulina tabacum isolate GXHZ01 chromosome 5, ASM2559414v2, whole genome shotgun sequence:
- the LOC142546172 gene encoding triphosphate tunnel metalloenzyme 3-like isoform X1 — protein MEIEVKLRLPNKASYQKLLSLLSPFHIITHNQHNTFFDGSASELSSRRAILRLRFHEQTNLPKCFICLKAKAIISNGVSRVEEDEEEVDPAIGRACFEDPGKLTEVDSRVLRRIKEEFGVSGFLGLGGFRNVRNVYEWNEVKLEVDEVKYEFGDLYEVECESVEPERVKVMIEEFFKENGIEYSDSAMSKFAIFRAGKLPT, from the exons ATGGAGATTGAAGTTAAGCTCCGATTACCGAACAAAGCCTCCTATCAGAAGCTTCTCTCGTTACTTTCTCCGTTTCATATCATCACCCATAATCAACACAACACATTCTTTGACGGCTCGGCTTCTGAGTTGAGCTCACGCCGAGCCATACTCCGTCTTCGCTTCCATGAGCAAACTAACCTCCCCAAATGCTTCATTTGCCTCAAGGCCAAAGCAATTATCAGCAACGGCGTGAGCCGTGTTGAGGAAGACGAGGAGGAGGTGGACCCTGCCATAGGGAGAGCTTGCTTTGAGGACCCTGGGAAGCTAACGGAAGTGGATTCAAGGGTTCTGAGGAGAATAAAAGAAGAATTTGGCGTATCTGGTTTTTTGGGGTTGGGAGGGTTTAGAAATGTGAGAAATGTGTATGAGTGGAATGAGGTAAAATTGGAGGTGGATGAGGTTAAATACGAATTCGGGGATTTGTATGAGGTGGAGTGCGAGAGCGTGGAGCCTGAGAGAGTTAAGGTAATGATCGAGGAGTTCTTTAAAGAAAATGGAATTGAATACTCTGATTCGGCTATGTCAAAGTTTGCAATTTTCCGGGCTGGAAAGTTGCCAACCTA G
- the LOC142546172 gene encoding triphosphate tunnel metalloenzyme 3-like isoform X2, with product MEIEVKLRLPNKASYQKLLSLLSPFHIITHNQHNTFFDGSASELSSRRAILRLRFHEQTNLPKCFICLKAKAIISNGVSRVEEDEEEVDPAIGRACFEDPGKLTEVDSRVLRRIKEEFGVSGFLGLGGFRNVRNVYEWNEVKLEVDEVKYEFGDLYEVECESVEPERVKVMIEEFFKENGIEYSDSAMSKFAIFRAGKLPT from the coding sequence ATGGAGATTGAAGTTAAGCTCCGATTACCGAACAAAGCCTCCTATCAGAAGCTTCTCTCGTTACTTTCTCCGTTTCATATCATCACCCATAATCAACACAACACATTCTTTGACGGCTCGGCTTCTGAGTTGAGCTCACGCCGAGCCATACTCCGTCTTCGCTTCCATGAGCAAACTAACCTCCCCAAATGCTTCATTTGCCTCAAGGCCAAAGCAATTATCAGCAACGGCGTGAGCCGTGTTGAGGAAGACGAGGAGGAGGTGGACCCTGCCATAGGGAGAGCTTGCTTTGAGGACCCTGGGAAGCTAACGGAAGTGGATTCAAGGGTTCTGAGGAGAATAAAAGAAGAATTTGGCGTATCTGGTTTTTTGGGGTTGGGAGGGTTTAGAAATGTGAGAAATGTGTATGAGTGGAATGAGGTAAAATTGGAGGTGGATGAGGTTAAATACGAATTCGGGGATTTGTATGAGGTGGAGTGCGAGAGCGTGGAGCCTGAGAGAGTTAAGGTAATGATCGAGGAGTTCTTTAAAGAAAATGGAATTGAATACTCTGATTCGGCTATGTCAAAGTTTGCAATTTTCCGGGCTGGAAAGTTGCCAACCTAG
- the LOC142546173 gene encoding uncharacterized protein LOC142546173: MEVVSSDVVCRFAEAAALQTILAAQKSLACLLLLMGALLNNIDGLPDLNEKRFPIDDLHRLEKPEPENKDASDTEDDDEDDDADEQDDDDDAGDEDFSAGEEGGDDEEGDPEDEPEANGNGGSGDDDEDDDDNGDEGEDDDEDEEDEEEEEDQPPAKKRK; this comes from the exons ATGGAGGTGGTGAGCTCTGACGTAGTATGCAGATTTGCTGAGGCTGCAGCGCTTCAAACTATCCTTGCTGCTCAAAAGTCCCTTGCTTGCCTTCTTTTACTG ATGGGAGCTCTGTTGAACAACATTGATGGGCTACCTGACTTGAATGAGAAAAG GTTCCCAATTGACGATCTTCATAGATTGGAAAAGCCTGAACCTGAAAACAAAGATGCATCTGACACtgaggatgatgatgaagatgATGATGCTGATGAGcaggatgatgatgatgatgccgGTGACGAAGATTTCTCCGCCGGCGAAGAAGGTGGAGATGACGAGGAAGGAGATCCAGAAGACGAACCAGAAGCCAACGGTAATGGAGGTAGcggtgatgatgatgaggatgatgatgataatGGGGATGAGGGCGAGGATGACGACGAGGATGAGGAAgatgaggaggaggaggaggatcAACCACCGGCTAAGAAGAGGAAGTGA